The following nucleotide sequence is from Hevea brasiliensis isolate MT/VB/25A 57/8 chromosome 7, ASM3005281v1, whole genome shotgun sequence.
ATGATAGATTATTTCGTTTATCATcgatttttcttttataaatatttttttttatttttccttttttatggAGTTGAATTTTTATACATTGTAATCAAGTTTGTTTAGCTTAATTtaatctaataaataaaaatatatcactCTCCTAATAGACATTTAAACTAATAATTTGTAATATGACAAAACAAATAGTAATACTTATGTATCagcaaattaaagaaataattagcATAATACAAACAATCTTGGAATATAAcatcattttattttcttgaacTGATGGTATCCTAAAACTATGTTATTAGACAGGCAAGAAAAGCAGCAGCCTCCACAGCCCATACCCAATCTTACTGTGATGGAACCATCTGAATGAAGCCAAGCATTTTTTCCAGGCCTTTTTCATCTATacaaaataaatgagaagaaaaaataaaatatcaatttcattattaattattaataaattctaTAACACAATTTGGGCCACTAGAATTAACCAATTCTTGGTACAGTGTGTCCCTTGATGTGATGAATGACCACAGGGTTCACAAATGATTCCAATAAACCAATTCCTTCTTCCTTCAAAAAATCTGTTTCCCCTGCAATGAATATAtgtcatttttttttataactaatgGGTTTTCTCCCACAAAAAGACACCTTTTTTcccaataaataaatatatatatatatatatatatatatatatatatatattaattaagaaattaatgtAAAATTAAGTTAAACATACAaattctaaataaaaaaaaattcatttttttcaACCCATCTAAATTATGCTTTTCTTGTCTTAGCACCAGAATTTCAATAGAATTTTACCCTTTTTCTTTAGATATTTAACTTGATAGAAAAAATAAAGGGTATTataaaaaaatgagaaaataaaaaaattttaatttatttatgtttttcaaataaattattaaaatataaaaaaaatataatttttaattattatattttattttttatatatttatatatattataaaaagatttttaaatattttaataataacttCTCTCTATTCGAAGaaataatttgatttaaaatttctctGCTTTACCCTTCCTTTCACTTCAATTCTCTGAATTTGGAGAAACTCTTCTCTCCATTTCCTTCCATCCAAGAGGGTTAGCTTCACATACCTATGAAGTGGAGAGAGGGGCACTGAACGGGAGATGAAAATGCATTTGCAGCCAGTTTAGGCAGGCCAAACTTGGATCCACCAAGCTTGGCCCCTGATATTATTATCAGAAATTTGATATTTGGAACCTTGGTAAGACACACACCATCTTTCTGCATTCCTGGCAAAGCAGCTGCTAAAATTGCACCCTACAGTATGCACAGCAGAAAGAATAAAAATACAAGTTGCAGATGCAAAATTAGcaggaaattaattaattaattaaatcacctcACCTGGGAGAAACCAAGAAGACCATCAAAGGGTCCATGCTCTATCATGTAATTTTCTATATAAGCAAGGCATTCTCCAAAATTCGAATATTCAGTAAAATCCTACATTTGAagacaataaaaagaaaatttttaaatcttTTTAGATTTTAGGGAGCTATAATCTGTTCAAGAGAAGGAAAAATGGAAAGACTGACCTTGTTGGCTTGGAACCATTCGTAGTAGGGAGGATCGAAGATGCCTTCAACATCAGATTTTCCTCGAGCAGGAAATGGAGCGTCAAGGAAGACAAGGTCCAATTTTTCTAGTACATTTTCAGGCCATCTTAGGACTAATTTCTGGAGGATTGCAGCACTAGTCCTGAATCCATGGAGACAAAGAATTCTGGGTTTCTTTTGGATTTGATTTTCCATGGAAACAGCCAACTATTTCCCCCTCCACCAACCACCGAGGCACCGGCCAAAGTTATTTTAGAGACGCTGGCGAGGACAATGAAACTACATTAAATGATTCAGACACGTGGCCTTAGCTTTCCCGCACGTTTATATTTCAAGGATTTTGAaaaaagtaataataaataatgagcttaattcaaataattgaattttaGATATGTGTTAATGAATTGAtgcatttattttaaaaaaataaattataatatgtattcaatatttttatattttaataatattattaaattttaaaacttgcCTTTTTTTAAAGGgaggaaattattttttttaaaattaatttatttttttatttcttttttaatattttaaatattaaaaaataaaaaaatatttgtatacacaatattttttacaaaataaacaaaatttaatatagaaaagattactgtataatttaaatgaaatatataGTTTGTAAGGCATATATGgatttttttgttattattgtt
It contains:
- the LOC110651117 gene encoding uncharacterized protein LOC110651117 isoform X1 encodes the protein MENQIQKKPRILCLHGFRTSAAILQKLVLRWPENVLEKLDLVFLDAPFPARGKSDVEGIFDPPYYEWFQANKDFTEYSNFGECLAYIENYMIEHGPFDGLLGFSQGAILAAALPGMQKDGVCLTKVPNIKFLIIISGAKLGGSKFGLPKLAANAFSSPVQCPSLHFIGETDFLKEEGIGLLESFVNPVVIHHIKGHTVPRIDEKGLEKMLGFIQMVPSQ
- the LOC110651117 gene encoding uncharacterized protein LOC110651117 isoform X2, whose amino-acid sequence is MENQIQKKPRILCLHGFRTSAAILQKLVLRWPENVLEKLDLVFLDAPFPARGKSDVEGIFDPPYYEWFQANKDFTEYSNFGECLAYIENYMIEHGPFDGLLGFSQGAILAAALPGMQKDGVCLTKVPNIKFLIIISGAKLGGSKFGLPKLAANAFSSPVQCPSLHFIDFLKEEGIGLLESFVNPVVIHHIKGHTVPRIDEKGLEKMLGFIQMVPSQ